Part of the Hyalangium ruber genome, GTCGGAGTCCTTTACCGGGCAGCCCTGCCGTTCGGGGGTTCCTACCTCATCCACACAGGCATCCACCCCGTTGAGGACTTCATCACCGTCTTCATCCAGATCCGGGCACTCCTCCACCGTGTGCTCGAGTTCCGGAGCGCAGTTCACCGCTGACTCTCCCGCCAACCTCGGAGGAATCACCCTGCCGAACGCGGCCCCCACCAGGACGCGGAACAGCGGCGTTCCCGGCCCCGAACCTCCCCCCACTCCTCCCAGCGCGAATACCTCCATGGAAGGGTTCACCAGATAGCGGGGCCCGAACAGCAGTTCCGCGGAGCCCGCCTGCTTCACCAAAGGAACAACCCCGCGAACATCGAGCTCCCAACGCAGCCGCTGGCCCACCATCGCCAGCCCGAGCCCGACGTGGAGTTCGTTGCCAATCTCCTCCCGAGTGAGATCCCGATCCGTGTACGAATCGATCGAGGGGCGGACCAACACCCGCGTATCCAGCGCCAACCGGAACCAGCCAAACCTCCGCCCCGCCATCAGGCGCGGCGCATAGCGGAGCCCCTCATCCCGAGCGAACCCCGGAGCGCTGCCAATCGGCGGCCCGACTCCCAGCTCTAGCGCCATATCTCCCCAGGAGCCCCGCTGCTGGGACAGCAATCTCAATCGAGCGCTTGCAAGGGGGGTCGCCAGGCCATAGGAGGCGGGCCGCGCGATCCCTTCCCCACTCAGATCCGTGCCTTTCTGGAATGCAACCATGGGCACCTGCGCCCCCAGCTCGAGCCAGGAGAACGGAGCATACGCAGCCGCCACGTGCATCGTCGCTCGGCTACCCACAATGGCTTGCACCTGGCCTGCGCGGGAGAACACCAGTGGATCATGCTGATAGTGCCCCACCACGGAGAACCGAAAGTCTCCCGCGGGCATCAGCTCTCCCGTCCCCAGCACCAAGGAGCCCGCGGCACCAGGATTCAGATCCAACCGCTCCAATTCAAAGCCGGGAATCTTCGAGGGCTCCTGCGCCGCGGCCACGAACGAAATGAGCGTCAGCGCAATTCCACATGCGCTATTCGCAAGCCTGCTTCGCCTCATGCATCTGCCCAGCCTTCCGAGTCTGGATCCCCCGTGCCAGGCGCGATTCCTCGCGAGCGTCAGGCTGAACCGGGATGATCTGAACGATCAATGCCATCCATACGACAGACCGGAGCCGGAAAACCGTACCACTTTGGTAGCATATACGCCCCCGCTTTTCTGACGCATTGAACCTCGTCAGAAACCAGACGAACACGAATCACTCCCGTGCTTCGCATGGTTCTTCCATTTCCTGTCGTCCGGGGCGCATGGGTTCAACTCTCTTTTATTCCACGCGAGTCACACCGCATCCAGTCCGAAAAGGGACTGGGCTGCGTTGGTGGATCTCTGCCTGCTCGCTGCTCACCCTGCCAGCCTGCGCGATGAAGACCGCAGCGGCCTGCGACAAGCCGCCCCCCTTTCACGCCCACCTCGAAGCCGCGGAGCGTGTCAACCCAGACGCCCTGGGCCGCCCTCTTCCCACGGTGGTGCAGTTCCTCCAGCTCAAGGACAGCATCAAGCTGGAGCGCGCCGGCTTCCAGAAGCTCTGGGCCGAGCCCAAGTCCATCCTTGGCGAGGATCTGCTGGAGTCGGCGGAGTTCATCGTCGCTCCGGGGCAGACCCTCGAGCACTGGGTCCAGCGAGCTCCCAAGGCACGGTACGTAGTGGCCATTGGCCTCTTCCGCCAGCCCCTCGGCTACGCGTGGCGCACCGTCGCCGAGCTGCCTCCCGTGCCCGAGAACCAGTGCGCGGAGGAACCCCTTGGCAGTCGTGGCCCTCCCGACAGCAGTGACGTGCAGCTGCGCTTCAAGCTGCAGGGCTACCAGATCGATCTCTTGCGCCGTTCGAGGAGGACGCAGTGAAGGCTCCGCAGCGCATCATCTGGTCCGAGGGGATGTTCATGAGTCCCCATCACATGCAGCAGCTGGACCTGTATCACGAGTCCCTGCTGGAAACCCGTTTGGGCTCCGTGTCGCTTCACCCCTGGGGCGTGGTGTCCATGCAGTTCGACATGGAGGCCCTGCGCGCCGGGCAGGTTCACTTGCTGGAGTTCTTCGGCATCCTTCCGGACGGGCTGGCGGTGGCCTTCGATGCCGGCCAGGAGGAATCGCCCGCGGCTCGACCCGTGGAAGGGCACTTCCGGCCCACGCAACAAGTCCTCGAGCTGTACCTGGGCATTCCCAAGGAACGCAGCGATGTAGAGAGCTACGGCGCGGCAGGCAAGGTCGGCAGCAGCCCTCGCTTCTCACCTCGGAGCCGCTCCGTGGGGGACCTGCATGCCTCCACCTCCATCGTCCAGATCGCCTTCGCGCAGCGCAACATGAAGCTCCTGTTCGGCCACGAGCCCCGGGACGACTTCGAGGCGATCAAGATCGCCGAGCTCGCGCGCGACAAGTCCGGCAGCCTGGTGTTGGTCGAGGGCTACATCCCTCCGTGCCTGCGCGTCAGCGCCTCTCCGTTCATCATGACCGAGCTGCGCTCGCTGCTGCGGTTGATCGTCTCCAAGCAGCGGCAGCTCGCCTCGCGCCGGCGACACCGCGATGCCTCCTCGCTCGAGTACACCGCCTCGGACGTCACGCTGTTCCTGGAGCTGCATGCCCTCAATGGCATCGTCCCGTTCCTCTCTCATGTCATCGAGGCGGGCAATATGCGCCCTCATGACCTCTACCTGATGCTGAGCCGCTTCGCGGGGCAGCTCTGCACCTTCTCCGCGGACGCTGACCCGGCGCTACTGCCGCCCTTCCAGTTCACCAACCTGCGGGCCACCTTCGAGGAGATGTTCCGGCGCCTGATCGAGCTGATGCATTCCGTCGCGCTGGAGCAGTGCCTCACCGTGCCGATGGAACGGGGGCAGGACGGGCTCTACCGCGCGAAGCTGGAGGACGAGCGCTTCGAGCGCTGCGGCCAGTTCCTCCTCATGGTGCGAAGCGAGCTCCCCGAACAACTCGTCGCCGATCAGCTCCCCAAGCTTTCGAAGCTTGGGAGTGGCTCGGAGATCCAGGGCCTTGTCCAGGCCGCCGCGCCAGGAGTGCCGCTGCAGGTCACCTACCGGCCGCCGCCCGAGGTGCCCGTGCGCCCTGGCGCTTCCTACTTCTCGCTCTCGGTCCAGGACGGCGGCTGGCGAACGGTGATGCGCGAGCGCTCCGTCGCGCTCTTCCTGCCCCACATCTTCAACTCCCAACACACCTCCATCGAGCTGCTCGCCGTGCCCACGGTTGGCCGCTGACCCCCTCTCTCGCAACGCCCCCTCAAGAGCCCATGGACCGAGTCAACGAGGCCACCAAGGACTGCTTCGATGCAGTCATCCAACTCCGCCAGGCGGAAGCGTCCTCCATTCCTCCCCCCGAGGTGCTGAACCACCGCCTCCGGGGAGTCATTGATGAGGTGCTCCGGAGAGCCGCCGTCCTCGGCTTCAGCCACCAGGATGCGCAGGACATCGGCTACGCCCTCGTCTCGCTCCTGGATGAGCTGGTGCTCAGCAAGCCCGAGCACTACCGGCAGTTCTGGATGAGCAACCTGTTGCAGCTCCACTACTTCAACGAGACCGCAGCCGGCGACAGCTTCTTCAACCGCCTCAGCACGGTTCGCAAGGATCCACACCGCGCCGAGGTGCTCCGCGTCTACTACCTCTGCATGCTGTTCGGCTTCCAAGGCCGCTATCGGATCCGTGGCGGCGAGCTGGAGCTGATGACCCTCGTCGATGCCGTCCAGAAGGACCTGGAGCGCGCCCAGCCCTTTGATTTCGACATGCTCGCGCCGCATGGCGAGCGGCCCTCGGAGAACCTCGCGCTGGCAAAGCGCCGCCTGTCACTCACCTCCGCCGCACTGGCGGCGGTCGTCCTAGCGCTCCTCTTCTACGGAGGCCTCGTCCTCGGCCTCGATCGCACCACCTCCACCATGGTCCACGACATCGAACTCCACCTGGCCACCATCACGAAGGAGGGACCGTGATGCTGCTCTATGTCCTTGCAGCACTGATGATTGGGTTGATCTGGGCTGGCACCTTCAAGTTCCAGCTCCCCCTGTCGATGGGACTGGCAGCCACAGGGGTCATGGTGCTCCTGACCGTGCTGGTGACACTCATCCGCAGGCGACGGGCCAAAGCCAAGAAGAAGCCAGAGCCGTCCGCGGAGAAGCCTCCTGCCTCGGAACCATCCAAGGCCCTCAGGCCCGCCCTGCTCCCGGAGGTCCAGGCCATGCAGGCCGAGTTCTCCCGAGCCGTTTCCGCGCTCAAGTCCTCCAAGCTGTCTCGCGGAGGACGGGATGCCGTCGGAGCGCTGCCCTGGTACCTCGTTATTGGCCCGCCGGACTCAGGCAAGAGCACCGCCCTTCGTAACTCCGGGCTGAAGTTCCCCTACCTGTCCAACCGCGGCGGAGCCGGCCGGAGCGTGGGGGGAACACGCCACTGCGACTGGTGGCTGAGCAACGAGGCTGTCTTCCTGGATGCCGCGGGCCGCTACATCTCGAGCGACGAGGATCGGGAGGAGTGGCTCGCCTTCCTGGATACCCTGAGCAAGCACCGACCCCAACGGCCCCTCAACGGTCTGGTCGTCGCGGTGAGCGTGTCGGAGTTGATGGGAGTCGATCCCCAAGCGGCCGGCGAGCTGGGGCAGCGCCTTCGTGAGCGCATCGATGAGATGACGGCTCGCCTGCGTGTCGTGGTGCCCATCTATGTGATGGTCACCAAGTGTGACCTGCTCCACGGATTCGTGGAGATGTTCTCCGACCTGCCCCGATCCGAGCGCGGGCAGATCTGGGGCTTCACCGTGCCACTGACCGCACAGCCCGAGGCGCCCACAGAGCTGCTGCTCAAGCGCTTCGATGAGATGACGTCCATCCTAGAGCAACGCTCCACCCGCCGGCTTGGCCAGGAGCGCCGGCTCGAGACGCGCGAGCGCATCTACCAGTTCCCCCAGCGCTTCGATGGAATCCGCAAGAACCTCGCCGAGTTCATCCAGCCGCTGTTCCTGGAGAACGTCTTCCAGGACACGCCCGTGATGCGTGGCGTCTACTTCACCAGCGGCACCCAGGAGCTGCGATCCTCGGAGCGTCCGACACTCTCCTCTGCTGAGTCGCTCCTTAGCCAGGCACGCCCCTCCCCTGCCGAGACCGCAGCCGAGGGCCGGAGCTTCTTTATCTGGGACGTGCTCACCAAGATCATGTTCCAGGACCAGAAGCTCGCTGTCCGCTCCTCCATGGAGGAGATCCGCCAGCGGAAGCGGCGCTATGTCC contains:
- the tssJ gene encoding type VI secretion system lipoprotein TssJ codes for the protein MGSTLFYSTRVTPHPVRKGTGLRWWISACSLLTLPACAMKTAAACDKPPPFHAHLEAAERVNPDALGRPLPTVVQFLQLKDSIKLERAGFQKLWAEPKSILGEDLLESAEFIVAPGQTLEHWVQRAPKARYVVAIGLFRQPLGYAWRTVAELPPVPENQCAEEPLGSRGPPDSSDVQLRFKLQGYQIDLLRRSRRTQ
- the tssK gene encoding type VI secretion system baseplate subunit TssK: MKAPQRIIWSEGMFMSPHHMQQLDLYHESLLETRLGSVSLHPWGVVSMQFDMEALRAGQVHLLEFFGILPDGLAVAFDAGQEESPAARPVEGHFRPTQQVLELYLGIPKERSDVESYGAAGKVGSSPRFSPRSRSVGDLHASTSIVQIAFAQRNMKLLFGHEPRDDFEAIKIAELARDKSGSLVLVEGYIPPCLRVSASPFIMTELRSLLRLIVSKQRQLASRRRHRDASSLEYTASDVTLFLELHALNGIVPFLSHVIEAGNMRPHDLYLMLSRFAGQLCTFSADADPALLPPFQFTNLRATFEEMFRRLIELMHSVALEQCLTVPMERGQDGLYRAKLEDERFERCGQFLLMVRSELPEQLVADQLPKLSKLGSGSEIQGLVQAAAPGVPLQVTYRPPPEVPVRPGASYFSLSVQDGGWRTVMRERSVALFLPHIFNSQHTSIELLAVPTVGR
- a CDS encoding DotU family type IV/VI secretion system protein gives rise to the protein MDRVNEATKDCFDAVIQLRQAEASSIPPPEVLNHRLRGVIDEVLRRAAVLGFSHQDAQDIGYALVSLLDELVLSKPEHYRQFWMSNLLQLHYFNETAAGDSFFNRLSTVRKDPHRAEVLRVYYLCMLFGFQGRYRIRGGELELMTLVDAVQKDLERAQPFDFDMLAPHGERPSENLALAKRRLSLTSAALAAVVLALLFYGGLVLGLDRTTSTMVHDIELHLATITKEGP